gtcatatggcgtaaattggccgttagaatgtaaactatggcacgtttcttaaccactaaagctatgaacttgaaacttggtacatataaccccctatatcacatagcctctggtgctgaatttcagtttgatctgattctcaactttgccaccagggggccaaaagtggaaatctaaaaagtgtgatatctcgcttataagtgacttgttttcgataaaatttttatggtaggtacccttaggaagaatacatcacatatcttacggtttttcaatttgacctacttttcaaggtcacagaggtcatatggcgtaaattggccgttagagtgtaaactatggcacgtttcttaaccactaaagctatgaacttgaaacttggtacatataaccccctatatcacatagcctctggtgctgaatttcagtttgatctgattctcaactttgccaccagggggccaaaagtggaaatctaaaaagtgtgatatctcgcttataagtgacttgttttcgataaaatttttatggtaggtacccttaggaagaatacatcacatatcttacgggttttcaatttgacctacttttcaaggtcacagaggtcatatggcgtaaattggccgttagagtgtaaactatggcacgtttcttaaccagtaaagctatgaacttgaaacttggtgcatataaccccctacatcagataacctctgatgccaaattttggctcgatctgattctttattcggccaccagggggccataatggaaaaagtaagaagtgcaatatcttgcttatttttagtgattcgttttcaataaaatttttatggtaggctctcctagcaaggatacatcacatatcatatgagtttttgatctgacctgcttttcaaggtcacagaggtcaaatggcgtaaatttgtcgtttgattgtaactatggcacgtttcttaaccactaaagctttgaacttgaaatttgatacacatgactccctacgtcatgtaacctcggacaccgaatttcgatctgatctggtactcaactcggccaccaggaggccaaaactaaaataggtaaaaagtgcaatatctcgtttattattgacttgtttttgatgatattcttatggtacttactccaagcaacgatacatcacatgtcataccgactttggtttgacctatatactatacatgtacaatgtttcttaatctggatgaattacaaagcaccaaatatctatacggtgagcacaatggcccctggccgtttcattcaataATCCTTAATGAGGGAACAAATCTCAAGTACATCAACTGTATCTCTAAAGGCCTTTTCAGTACACCTGTCACAAGTGAGATTGTGATTGTCCAATTGAAGCGGATTGTGTCTATCACTCAGGAACAGGTGCGACAGGTTTTCTCCTATCTACCATGTCAATGGTATAAGATGGAGACAACCCAGACCCACGCAGCCCACACTCAGCTGAATGAAGCTTGGCCTTTTTACAGTGTCTACATACATCATCGACTGATGATCTCTTGTATACCTAAGCCGGAAGTCTGATGGGTGCATGCGTACACCAGAGGAGGGGTCACAGAAAAAAGGAAGTGTGATTTGTACTAAACGAACTGCCTCTAATCAAATTTCTTGCTATTCTCTTTCAGTTACAAAGGCCATGGCATGGACCTGGACAAAGCAGTTTCAACCTGTGACCCAAAATACCCAATCATACTTCTTGCCCATcaaccaaatgcagctaaaatggCTCTGGAATCAAAGCATGATTGTTTTATCTGGTAAGATTTATTTGAACCTTGTGACAGAATGTattaaaaacactgaaaatacAGCTGCTTAAACAGTTTTTCAGCCCATTTATGATTCAAAGCAGGAAGATCACCTGGTGCAGGTATTGATTTGTGTACCGGTAACAAGTGTAATCATTTCACAGCAGTCTCCAGTTGAGGGCCACTCAGATTACATTTCAACAACATACTGCAACTTTTACTAAAGATGAGAACTGAGAGACTCATGATGAGTTGAGaagaggagcctcatagctgagtggttaacactgctggctataaggcaatagggcccaggttcaaTCCTGGGAGACCCAGGATTGGATTTCTGGATGACTTGCTGTGACTTTAAAGGAACTAAAGTTCCTGGCTCCTCACAGTCCTACAAATGAAATGTAAAACTGAGATTCCTCATATCCATGCcaaggcaagcaaaagaccccatgagtagcttgtgatggactctacctctggccaaagatggTGTCGCTAAGCCAATAAACCCATTCGGCAGCTAACCGTAAAAATGTTCATCATggcttggaggaggaatattcCGTTGAGAATAATTCCTCGAAGTGTAGAGTGGATGCTGAAGGAGAAGAAGAGCAAGTGggaaaaagcaaaaactaatTCTAGATTTTACAATTTCAGGCCATACACACGGTGGTCAGATGTTCCCTGGCAGTATTCTCGTCTACTTAGTCAACACCTATTACGCAGGATTATACTAATCGGCAAAAGCAATTACGTTTATGTTTCCGAGGGCGCCATCTATTGGGGAATTCCAATGAGAATCCTGTCGACAAAGGAGATCACAGAAATTGTTTTGCAGGCGTCGTGAGGTTAAGAGAATCTAGCTTCCGATGAAGCAGAGGTTAGGGGAGATGTTCTAGATAACTATcagtatgaaaatatgggaacaggcggcactgtgtacagttccttaaaacatagatacttttaaatagacctccagaAGCGTTTCgcctcatttttagctcacctcttagcagaggtgagcttatcccataccgtggcgtccgtcgtcgtcgtcgtcgtcgtcgtcgtcgtccgtcgtccgttagcagggcacgtttcgtaactgttagagctattgagttgaaacttggtacacatgtacccttatgtaatgacaccttggagaccaagtttcggtccgattcgttttatggtttggccaccagggggccaaacgttaaaagtgaaaatatgcaatatctcccttaatagtagtcaggaatttttgaaaaaaatatggtaggtacttctagcaaaggtgcatcatatatcctccgggtttttgattttacctccttttcaaggtcacagaggtcaaatggtgtaaattggccgttaggatgtaacgatggcacgtttctaaactgcaatgactattgataccaaatttggtacacatttaccccttagtcaggtgatctcagggaccgaagtttggtccaatatgattcaccacttgaccaccagggggcaaaatccaaaaaccttaaaaatgtgattattccttaacttcttgcccgattgccaccaatttgatatcatgggtacatctaaccaccatacagtatatgtcacacaggtttttaatttgactttcttgtcaaggtcacagaggtcaaatggcgtaaattcgccgtcaggccgtaactatggcacgtttcttaactgcaatgactattgatcacaaattaagtacacatgtaccccttggtcaggtgatcttaggtaccgaagtttggtgcgatctgatttgccgtttggcctccagggagggggccaaatcctaaattcttcaaaatgccattattcctagtaatgacttgcccgattggcaccaattttatatcataggtacatctaattctaacaaccattcaatgtgtcacccgggtcttctttgatttgacctacttttcaaggtcacagaggtcgaatgtactgtaaatttgccattttggggaaattgtaattgcttggacctacatcaaacctaacactacatgacacaataccatgctctttatccatctttcctccacatgaggtgagcacaatggccctggccatttcattgtaaaCCTTGTCAAGGGCTGCTAGAAGTTCTTTCATTCCATCATCAGTATTGAGTTCACTTGTTTCAAGTTCTAATGCAATGGCTCTCGCCTGACCTTTCAGTGATAATGTGACTGCAAGAGCTTGTTTCTTTATATCAAGTTCTGTCACAAGTTGCCACatagaaatttcatttttccaTGTCTCATAATCGGAATGAGATTCACTTCCAAAGGTTGGGGGGTTTTTATATCCGGCAGCcatctttttcttttgtttgctATAAAGTACAGGCACTGATGTACAGGGAATGTAAATGTATACGCACACAAGTATCCAGCTAACACTACACAGAGGTCCTCCTTGTAGATTGTTACACAGCCTCTGCTACCAtgaaaagtttgtcattacTTACTGACATTGGTTGTATTCCACTCACACAGTCACTCCATATGATGGGCCGGCCCAGGTCTCTTGCTTGTGATCATTCTTTGTCGTGTACTGGTATAGTTTATCCTCTAGATAAT
The sequence above is a segment of the Lineus longissimus chromosome 12, tnLinLong1.2, whole genome shotgun sequence genome. Coding sequences within it:
- the LOC135496679 gene encoding uncharacterized protein LOC135496679 isoform X1; protein product: MYEILPNKPTPIPMEIGDSKTPGRQKLESWLNKNMKIKMTDERILVGVFVCTDKDRNVILGNCQEYLKVTKAMAWTWTKQFQPVTQNTQSYFLPINQMQLKWLWNQSMIVLSGHTHGGQMFPGSILVYLVNTYYAGLY